One window of Streptomyces sp. NBC_00273 genomic DNA carries:
- a CDS encoding S1C family serine protease, translated as MTDSFRREGAYPQENSPAQHAPFGEDWQRGHDGLTQAAGAGAGAYPPPPPYPPAAPGWHEAHLPPVIQGETVPAAAGGVGGGEGEGGGPHQPAHAAAPAPRAKRPVALLAAVALAAALVGGGTAAAVQQLMDRQAGSTGGVNGTNVSQSSSGTVAGVAEQVSPSVVRIDVRTGSGQGTGSGIVLTADGEIVTNNHVVSGAAQVQVTMSDGKKYPAKIVGTDPDKDLALIKLQGASGLKPAVLGDSGGVKVGDQVVAIGSPDGLTGTVTSGIVSALNREVKVPKSEQQSPQGRQQGEDSWPFSFGGRQFNGDTGSDTTAYKALQTDASLNPGNSGGALVDMNGRIVGMPSAIYSPASGNSAAGSVGLGFAIPVDTIKAALDSLRKGGPGGAGSSGTGTGSGAGAAADGFGTSF; from the coding sequence ATGACCGACAGCTTCCGCCGCGAAGGCGCGTACCCGCAGGAGAACAGCCCGGCCCAGCACGCGCCGTTCGGCGAGGACTGGCAGCGCGGGCACGACGGGCTGACACAGGCAGCCGGGGCCGGGGCGGGGGCCTACCCGCCGCCGCCCCCGTACCCGCCGGCCGCGCCCGGCTGGCACGAGGCGCACCTGCCGCCGGTCATCCAGGGCGAGACCGTCCCGGCGGCCGCGGGCGGCGTCGGCGGGGGTGAGGGCGAGGGCGGCGGCCCCCACCAGCCCGCCCACGCCGCGGCCCCCGCACCCCGGGCCAAGCGGCCCGTCGCCCTGCTGGCCGCCGTCGCGCTCGCCGCGGCCCTGGTCGGCGGCGGCACGGCGGCCGCCGTCCAGCAGCTGATGGACCGGCAGGCCGGCAGCACCGGCGGGGTCAACGGCACCAACGTCTCGCAGTCCAGCTCCGGCACCGTCGCGGGAGTCGCCGAGCAGGTCAGCCCCTCGGTCGTGCGCATCGACGTCCGCACCGGTTCGGGCCAGGGCACCGGCTCCGGCATCGTCCTCACCGCCGACGGCGAGATCGTCACCAACAACCACGTGGTGAGCGGCGCCGCCCAGGTCCAGGTGACGATGAGCGACGGCAAGAAGTACCCGGCCAAGATCGTGGGCACCGACCCCGACAAGGACCTGGCCCTGATCAAGCTCCAGGGCGCCTCCGGGCTGAAGCCCGCCGTGCTCGGCGACTCCGGCGGCGTCAAGGTCGGTGACCAGGTCGTCGCCATCGGCTCGCCCGACGGCCTCACCGGCACCGTCACCAGCGGCATCGTCTCCGCGCTGAACCGCGAGGTGAAGGTGCCGAAGTCGGAGCAGCAGTCCCCGCAGGGCCGCCAGCAGGGCGAGGACAGCTGGCCGTTCTCCTTCGGCGGCCGCCAGTTCAACGGGGACACCGGCTCCGACACCACCGCGTACAAGGCCCTCCAGACGGACGCCTCCCTCAACCCCGGCAACTCCGGCGGCGCCCTCGTCGACATGAACGGCCGGATCGTGGGCATGCCGTCGGCGATCTACTCCCCCGCCTCCGGCAACTCCGCCGCCGGCAGCGTCGGCCTCGGCTTCGCCATCCCGGTCGACACGATCAAGGCCGCCCTGGACTCCCTGCGCAAGGGCGGCCCCGGCGGCGCGGGCTCCTCCGGTACGGGCACCGGCTCCGGCGCCGGGGCCGCCGCCGACGGCTTCGGCACCAGCTTCTGA
- a CDS encoding response regulator transcription factor, with product MSSLLLLTNALQPSTEVLPALGLLLHNVRVAPAEGPALVDTPGADVILVDGRRDLPQVRSLCQLLRSTGPGCPLILVVTEGGLAAVTADWGIDDVLLDTAGPAEVEARLRLATGRQQLGSDDSPMEIRNGDLSVDEATYSAKLKGRVLDLTFKEFELLKYLAQHPGRVFTRAQLLQEVWGYDYFGGTRTVDVHVRRLRAKLGPEHESLIGTVRNVGYRFVTPEKVERAAAEAAAQAAAKAASQTAAQSASQTAAQSAQAVT from the coding sequence GTGAGCTCACTCCTGCTGCTCACCAACGCCCTGCAGCCGTCCACCGAGGTGCTGCCCGCCCTCGGCCTGCTGCTGCACAACGTCCGGGTCGCCCCGGCCGAGGGCCCCGCCCTGGTGGACACCCCGGGAGCCGATGTCATCCTCGTGGACGGCCGCCGCGACCTGCCGCAGGTGCGGTCGCTGTGCCAGCTGCTCCGCTCCACCGGACCCGGCTGTCCGCTGATCCTCGTCGTCACCGAGGGCGGCCTGGCGGCCGTCACCGCCGACTGGGGCATCGACGACGTCCTCCTGGACACCGCGGGTCCGGCCGAGGTCGAAGCGCGGCTGCGCCTGGCCACCGGCCGTCAGCAGCTGGGCTCGGACGACTCCCCGATGGAGATCCGCAACGGCGACCTGTCGGTGGACGAGGCCACGTACTCCGCCAAGCTCAAGGGGCGGGTGCTCGACCTCACCTTCAAGGAGTTCGAGCTGCTCAAGTACCTCGCCCAGCACCCGGGCCGGGTCTTCACGCGCGCCCAGCTGCTCCAGGAGGTCTGGGGCTACGACTACTTCGGCGGCACCCGGACCGTCGACGTGCACGTACGGCGGCTGCGCGCCAAGCTCGGCCCCGAGCACGAGTCCCTGATCGGCACGGTCCGCAACGTCGGCTACCGCTTCGTCACGCCGGAGAAGGTCGAGCGGGCGGCGGCGGAAGCCGCGGCCCAGGCGGCGGCCAAGGCAGCGTCCCAGACGGCCGCGCAGTCGGCCTCACAGACTGCCGCGCAGTCGGCTCAGGCCGTCACCTGA
- a CDS encoding LacI family DNA-binding transcriptional regulator has product MAKVTRDDVARLAGTSTAVVSYVINNGPRPVAPATRERVLAAIKELGYRPDRVAQAMASRRTDLIGMIVPDARQPFFAEMAHAVEQAAAERGKMVLVGNSDYRTEREVHYLRAFLGMRVSGLILVSQGMSEQAASEIEAWDARVVLLHERPEAIDDVAVVTDDIGGAQLATRHLLEHGHEYVACIGGIENTPSVGDPVADHVEGWRRAMLEAGRSVEGRLIEAPYNRYDAYTVALEVLARPDRPTAIFCATDDQAIGVLRAARELRIDVPGELAVAGFDDVKEAALTDPPLTTMASDRPAMARAAVDLVLDDGLRVAGSRRERLKQFPSALVIRRSCGCR; this is encoded by the coding sequence GTGGCCAAGGTGACGCGGGATGACGTTGCACGACTTGCGGGTACGTCGACCGCCGTCGTGAGCTACGTCATCAACAACGGACCCCGGCCGGTCGCCCCGGCCACGCGCGAGCGTGTCCTCGCCGCGATCAAGGAGCTGGGCTACCGCCCGGACCGGGTCGCCCAGGCGATGGCTTCGCGGCGCACCGACCTCATAGGCATGATCGTCCCGGACGCCCGGCAGCCGTTCTTCGCGGAAATGGCGCACGCGGTCGAACAGGCCGCCGCCGAGCGCGGAAAGATGGTCCTGGTCGGCAACTCCGACTACCGCACCGAGCGCGAGGTCCACTACCTGCGGGCCTTCCTCGGGATGCGGGTCTCGGGCCTGATCCTGGTCAGCCAGGGCATGAGCGAGCAGGCGGCCAGCGAGATCGAGGCGTGGGACGCGCGGGTCGTGCTGCTGCACGAGCGCCCGGAGGCGATCGACGACGTCGCCGTCGTCACGGACGACATCGGCGGCGCCCAGCTCGCCACCCGCCACCTGCTGGAGCACGGGCACGAGTACGTCGCCTGCATCGGCGGCATCGAGAACACCCCCTCGGTCGGCGACCCGGTCGCCGACCACGTCGAGGGCTGGCGCCGGGCCATGCTGGAGGCCGGCCGCTCCGTCGAGGGCCGGCTCATCGAGGCCCCGTACAACCGCTACGACGCGTACACGGTCGCCCTGGAGGTCCTGGCGCGGCCCGACCGGCCGACGGCCATCTTCTGCGCCACGGACGACCAGGCGATCGGTGTGCTGCGCGCCGCGCGCGAGCTGCGCATCGACGTGCCCGGGGAACTGGCCGTCGCGGGCTTCGACGACGTCAAGGAAGCCGCCCTCACCGACCCGCCGCTGACCACGATGGCCTCGGACCGCCCGGCGATGGCCCGCGCGGCCGTGGACCTGGTCCTGGACGACGGCCTGCGCGTGGCCGGCTCCCGACGGGAACGGCTCAAGCAGTTCCCGTCGGCGCTGGTGATCCGCCGCTCCTGCGGCTGCCGCTAG
- a CDS encoding HAMP domain-containing sensor histidine kinase translates to MSPTARFRALPLRSRLALLVTVAVALAVAAVAAVSWVMVRTQLRDQLDRSLMATNVSVEVSRTLVQNDCLPPPQQPLQQIAGNLGATVQLVLPGGRHCWIAGPTALPVTEADKEIAVGRRGKTLQTVTTSEGVEMRVYTLPVVTPNTGQVCCGVSIAKPLADIDKPLSTLAWVLLLVCGIGAVGAGAAGLWVARTGLQPVDELTDAVEHIARTEDLTVRIPHTGDDEIARLSRSFNSMTAALASSQERQAQLIADAGHELRTPLTSLRTNIELLARSEETGRAIPPDDRRELLASVKAQMTELASLIGDLQELSRPDAGAGSPLQVVALHEIAGAALSRVRLRGPELRFDSDLRPWYVRGEAAALERAVVNVLDNAVKFSPQGGTVAVTLRAGELTVRDHGPGIPDEDLPHVFERFWRSESARALPGSGLGLSIVARTAARAGGSAELRAAADGGPGTEAVLRIPGAPTPPPSDPSVVPDQ, encoded by the coding sequence GTGAGCCCGACGGCCAGATTCCGCGCGCTGCCGCTGCGCTCCCGCCTCGCCCTGCTGGTCACGGTGGCGGTGGCGCTCGCGGTCGCGGCCGTGGCGGCGGTGTCCTGGGTGATGGTCCGCACCCAGCTGCGCGACCAGCTGGACCGCTCCCTGATGGCGACGAACGTCAGCGTCGAGGTGAGCCGGACCCTGGTGCAGAACGACTGCCTCCCTCCGCCGCAGCAGCCCCTGCAGCAGATCGCCGGGAACCTGGGCGCGACCGTCCAGCTCGTCCTGCCCGGCGGCAGGCACTGCTGGATCGCCGGGCCGACCGCCCTGCCCGTGACCGAGGCCGACAAGGAGATCGCGGTGGGCAGGCGGGGCAAGACCCTGCAGACCGTGACGACCTCCGAAGGCGTCGAGATGCGCGTCTACACGCTCCCGGTGGTGACCCCCAACACCGGCCAGGTCTGCTGCGGCGTCTCCATCGCCAAACCGCTCGCCGACATCGACAAGCCGTTGTCCACCCTGGCCTGGGTGCTGCTCCTGGTGTGCGGCATCGGAGCCGTCGGCGCGGGCGCGGCCGGCCTGTGGGTGGCCCGAACGGGACTGCAGCCCGTCGACGAACTGACCGACGCGGTCGAGCACATCGCCCGGACCGAGGACCTGACGGTACGGATCCCGCATACGGGCGACGACGAGATCGCCCGCCTGTCGCGGTCCTTCAACTCGATGACGGCGGCCCTCGCCTCCTCCCAGGAACGCCAGGCCCAGCTGATCGCGGACGCCGGCCACGAGCTGCGCACCCCGCTGACCTCGCTGCGCACCAACATCGAGCTGCTCGCCCGCAGCGAGGAGACCGGCCGGGCCATCCCGCCCGACGACCGGCGGGAGCTGCTGGCCTCGGTCAAGGCGCAGATGACGGAGCTGGCCTCGCTGATCGGCGACCTGCAGGAGCTGTCGCGACCGGACGCCGGAGCGGGGAGCCCGCTCCAGGTGGTCGCCCTGCACGAGATCGCCGGGGCCGCGCTGTCCCGGGTCCGGCTGCGCGGTCCGGAGCTGCGCTTCGACTCGGACCTGCGGCCCTGGTACGTACGGGGCGAGGCGGCGGCGCTGGAGCGGGCGGTGGTCAACGTCCTGGACAACGCGGTGAAGTTCAGCCCGCAGGGCGGCACGGTCGCGGTGACGCTGCGGGCGGGCGAGCTCACCGTACGGGACCACGGTCCGGGCATCCCGGACGAGGACCTTCCGCACGTCTTCGAGCGGTTCTGGCGGTCCGAGTCGGCCCGTGCCCTGCCCGGCAGCGGGCTGGGCCTGTCGATCGTGGCCCGTACGGCGGCGCGCGCGGGCGGCAGCGCCGAACTGCGGGCGGCGGCCGACGGCGGCCCGGGCACGGAGGCGGTGCTCCGCATCCCGGGGGCGCCGACCCCGCCGCCCTCCGATCCGTCAGTTGTGCCGGATCAGTGA
- a CDS encoding response regulator transcription factor translates to MNAAEGEARILVVDDEPAVREALRRSLAFEGYAVQTAVDGLDALDKAASYAPDLIVLDIQMPRMDGLTAARRLRASGSVTPILMLTARDTVGDRVTGLDAGADDYLVKPFELDELFARVRALLRRSSYATAQAAGESHEDALTFGDLRMDLATREVTRAGRPVELTRTEFTLLEMFLAHPRQVLTREQILKTVWGFDFEPSSNSLDVYVMYLRRKTEAGGEPRLVHTVRGVGYALRAGESGPE, encoded by the coding sequence ATGAACGCCGCCGAAGGCGAAGCGCGGATCCTCGTCGTCGACGACGAACCGGCCGTTCGCGAGGCCCTGCGCCGCAGTCTCGCCTTCGAGGGGTACGCCGTGCAGACCGCCGTCGACGGGCTCGACGCCCTCGACAAGGCGGCCTCGTACGCCCCCGACCTGATCGTCCTGGACATCCAGATGCCCCGGATGGACGGGCTCACGGCCGCCCGCCGGCTGCGCGCCTCCGGCAGCGTCACCCCGATCCTGATGCTCACCGCCCGCGACACCGTCGGCGACCGCGTCACCGGCCTCGACGCGGGCGCCGACGACTACCTCGTCAAGCCGTTCGAACTCGACGAGCTCTTCGCCCGGGTCCGCGCCCTGCTGCGCCGCAGCTCCTACGCCACCGCACAGGCCGCCGGCGAGAGCCATGAGGACGCCCTGACCTTCGGCGACCTGCGCATGGACCTCGCGACCCGCGAGGTCACCCGGGCCGGGCGGCCGGTGGAGCTGACCCGGACCGAGTTCACGCTGCTGGAGATGTTCCTCGCGCACCCGCGCCAGGTCCTGACCCGCGAGCAGATCCTCAAGACCGTGTGGGGCTTCGACTTCGAGCCCAGCTCCAACTCCCTGGACGTGTACGTGATGTACCTGCGCCGCAAGACGGAGGCCGGCGGCGAGCCGCGCCTGGTCCACACCGTGCGCGGGGTCGGCTACGCCCTACGCGCCGGCGAGAGCGGGCCCGAGTGA
- a CDS encoding phosphatidylinositol-specific phospholipase C: MRTETGTGMGRRAFLAGALAAGTALGLGAAPASAATLGTQDWMAGLGDSTALQRMTIPGTHDSGATKGGLYVACQNTSIAQQLDFGIRFLDVRCRVTGGSFAIHHAAFFQDLMFGDVLVACWNFLAAHPSETVLMRVKQEYSGESDATFRAVFDDYLNNRGWRPLFRIADTLPTLGQARGKVVLLADNGGLPGLRYGDGNVFDIQDDYNTEPFAKRGRIENHFRKAVQQPGKLFVNYVSTAAYMPPRWNSDRLNPQVHSFVDGGELTGRTGLGVVPMDFPNTRSGLVASLIRHN; this comes from the coding sequence ATGCGCACGGAGACGGGCACGGGCATGGGCCGGCGGGCGTTCCTGGCCGGAGCACTGGCCGCCGGCACGGCCCTCGGACTGGGGGCCGCTCCGGCCTCGGCCGCGACGCTCGGCACCCAGGACTGGATGGCCGGCCTCGGCGACTCCACCGCCCTCCAACGCATGACCATCCCCGGCACCCACGACTCCGGTGCCACCAAGGGCGGCCTCTACGTCGCCTGCCAGAACACCTCGATCGCCCAGCAGCTCGACTTCGGCATCCGCTTCCTCGACGTCCGCTGCCGGGTCACGGGCGGCTCCTTCGCCATCCACCACGCGGCCTTCTTCCAGGACCTGATGTTCGGGGACGTCCTCGTCGCCTGCTGGAACTTCCTCGCCGCGCACCCCTCCGAGACCGTCCTGATGCGCGTCAAGCAGGAGTACTCCGGGGAGAGCGACGCCACCTTCCGCGCCGTCTTCGACGACTACCTGAACAACCGCGGCTGGCGACCCCTGTTCCGGATCGCCGACACCCTGCCCACCCTCGGACAGGCCCGCGGCAAGGTGGTCCTGCTCGCCGACAACGGCGGCCTGCCGGGCCTGCGCTACGGCGACGGCAACGTCTTCGACATCCAGGACGACTACAACACCGAGCCCTTCGCCAAGCGCGGCCGGATCGAGAACCACTTCCGCAAGGCCGTCCAGCAGCCCGGCAAGCTCTTCGTGAACTACGTCAGCACCGCGGCGTACATGCCGCCGCGCTGGAACTCCGACCGGCTCAACCCACAGGTGCACTCGTTCGTCGACGGCGGGGAGCTGACCGGCCGGACCGGCCTCGGCGTCGTCCCGATGGACTTCCCGAACACCCGCTCCGGCCTGGTCGCCTCACTGATCCGGCACAACTGA
- a CDS encoding MoaD/ThiS family protein, protein MATGTIRYWAAAKAAAKTAEEPYSARTLAEALDAVRERHPGELTRVLLRCSFLVNDEPVGKRPHDSVPLTEGGTVEVLPPFAGG, encoded by the coding sequence GTGGCAACCGGAACCATCCGCTACTGGGCGGCGGCCAAGGCCGCGGCCAAGACGGCGGAGGAGCCGTACTCGGCGCGCACACTGGCCGAGGCGCTCGACGCCGTGCGGGAGCGCCACCCCGGGGAGCTGACCCGGGTCCTGCTGCGCTGCTCCTTCCTCGTGAACGACGAGCCTGTGGGCAAGCGCCCGCATGATTCCGTCCCGCTGACCGAAGGGGGCACCGTCGAGGTGCTCCCGCCGTTCGCGGGCGGGTGA
- a CDS encoding LmeA family phospholipid-binding protein, whose amino-acid sequence MRFLRVVVIIGVVLGALFVGVDRWAASYAENRLADRIQARQGPAGSSEVEVQGFPFLTQVLSRDLDRVDLKLRGVEVTAEDRKTRLSELDASFWGVKLNGDYNGGTADRAEGTALITYADLTAASQSGATLSYGGAPGKVKVTASVNVLGKVLTHSVVATVTLEDAPGGKSGKDGKIVRVRADAVPSGGVAVVEREIRKKTDFDRDLGSGMPAGLQLSSLTSDEAGVHLTLGGTNVVVAGS is encoded by the coding sequence GTGCGTTTCCTGCGTGTCGTTGTGATCATCGGAGTGGTTCTGGGGGCCCTGTTCGTGGGGGTGGACCGCTGGGCCGCGAGTTACGCCGAGAACCGGCTGGCCGACCGAATACAGGCGCGGCAGGGCCCGGCCGGTTCTTCGGAGGTGGAAGTCCAGGGCTTCCCCTTCCTGACCCAGGTGCTCAGCCGCGACCTCGACCGTGTCGACCTGAAGCTGCGGGGCGTGGAGGTCACCGCCGAGGACCGCAAGACGCGGTTGTCGGAGCTGGACGCGAGCTTCTGGGGCGTGAAGCTCAACGGTGACTACAACGGCGGGACCGCCGACCGGGCCGAGGGCACCGCGCTCATCACGTACGCCGACCTGACGGCGGCCTCGCAGAGCGGCGCGACCCTCTCCTACGGCGGGGCGCCGGGCAAGGTGAAGGTCACCGCGTCGGTGAACGTCCTCGGCAAGGTCCTGACGCACAGCGTGGTGGCGACCGTCACCCTCGAGGACGCGCCGGGCGGAAAGAGCGGCAAGGACGGCAAGATCGTCCGCGTGCGCGCCGACGCGGTGCCCAGCGGGGGCGTCGCGGTGGTCGAGCGGGAGATCCGCAAGAAGACCGACTTCGACCGCGATCTCGGCAGCGGCATGCCGGCCGGGCTCCAGCTCTCGTCCCTGACCTCGGACGAGGCCGGTGTGCACCTCACGCTGGGCGGCACGAACGTGGTGGTGGCCGGATCGTGA
- a CDS encoding DNA polymerase III subunit beta family protein, producing the protein MHSIGEMGRDSGLGVSALRFYDRAGVLPPARVDPATGYRWYAPEQLDEARLLARLRQAGMPLADVRLVLAAWSGGDTGLVPRLLDGHLRRLERELADARGALSAVRARLGHKESTMTTTTRTARLTVPATEFAAALDSVRFAVGTDPELPVLGGIHFDVEGADLHVVATDRYRMAVARASTTGHGGERVQLTVPAPLVDAMRALLTDGSPALLTVDGDAVELETQGRRVAGQGLGEGFPDHRRLMQLPEGRRVPLDVPALRKALAGQEGQRCALVLTDTATVADDAYDAYDAYETGSASDGDRVGVNPAFLLDALAVGDDMLLEYVGPKAPLVLLRPDTEDAFSLLMPCTLDA; encoded by the coding sequence ATGCACAGCATTGGCGAGATGGGCCGCGACAGCGGGCTGGGCGTGAGCGCGCTGCGCTTCTACGACCGGGCGGGCGTCCTGCCGCCCGCCCGGGTGGATCCGGCGACCGGATACCGCTGGTACGCGCCCGAACAGCTCGACGAGGCCCGGCTGCTGGCCCGGCTCCGGCAGGCGGGGATGCCGCTCGCGGACGTCCGACTGGTCCTGGCGGCCTGGTCCGGCGGGGACACCGGCCTGGTGCCCCGGCTGCTGGACGGGCACCTGCGGCGGCTCGAACGCGAGCTCGCCGATGCGCGCGGCGCGCTCTCCGCGGTACGCGCACGACTCGGACACAAGGAGAGCACCATGACCACCACCACCCGCACCGCCCGGCTGACCGTGCCCGCCACGGAGTTCGCGGCCGCGCTGGACTCCGTACGCTTCGCCGTCGGCACCGACCCCGAGCTGCCGGTGCTCGGCGGGATCCACTTCGACGTGGAGGGGGCGGACCTGCACGTCGTGGCCACCGACCGCTACCGGATGGCCGTGGCCCGCGCGTCCACCACCGGCCACGGCGGCGAGCGGGTCCAGCTGACCGTGCCCGCCCCGCTCGTGGACGCCATGCGGGCCCTGCTGACCGACGGCTCCCCGGCCCTGCTCACGGTGGACGGGGACGCGGTCGAGCTGGAGACGCAGGGCCGCCGGGTCGCCGGGCAGGGCCTGGGCGAGGGGTTCCCCGACCACCGCCGCCTGATGCAGCTCCCCGAGGGCCGCCGCGTCCCGCTGGACGTGCCGGCGCTGCGCAAGGCCCTGGCCGGGCAGGAGGGTCAGCGGTGCGCCCTCGTGTTGACGGACACCGCGACCGTCGCCGACGACGCTTACGACGCCTACGACGCTTACGAGACCGGATCCGCCTCCGACGGGGACCGGGTGGGGGTCAACCCCGCCTTCCTCCTCGACGCACTCGCCGTGGGCGACGACATGCTGCTGGAGTACGTCGGCCCCAAGGCCCCGCTGGTGCTCCTGCGCCCCGACACCGAGGACGCCTTCTCCCTGCTGATGCCGTGCACGCTGGACGCGTGA
- a CDS encoding putative leader peptide, giving the protein MKHQQADLTKRRAVDLCRVAAMLCRSM; this is encoded by the coding sequence ATGAAGCATCAGCAGGCGGACCTCACGAAGCGACGGGCAGTAGACCTGTGTCGCGTCGCCGCCATGCTCTGTCGATCCATGTGA